In the Arthrobacter sp. Soc17.1.1.1 genome, CGCCGACGAACCGCCGGTGGATTTCGACGAGACCTCCAAGATTTTCGAGCCTTACCTCGCACCCCACGATCTGTCGAAGACGAAGATCGCCTACCAGCAGAACATCATCGAGGAGGGCAACTGGAAGCTCGTCATGGAGAACAACCGTGAGTGCTACCACTGCGACGGTCACCCGGAGCTCGCCTGTTCCCTCTTTCCCACCTGGGGCCTGACGGAGGGGCTGATCCCGGCCCACCTCGAGGAGGTGTGGGACCGCAACAAGGAAGCCCAGTCCTCGCTCGAGGAGCGTTGCCGCCGCTACGGCCTCCCCTACGAGGTCGTCGAGGAGCTCGACACGCGCGTAGCGGGCATCCGCATCTCCCGGGAATCGCTCGACGGTGACGGCGAATCGTTCTCACCCGACGGGCACCGGCTCTCGAAGAAGCTGCTCGGCGACCTGCGGGACTTCCGCCTCGGCCGCTGCTCGATGCACCTGCAGCCCAACAGCTGGTTCCACTTCCAGGCCGACCACGTCATCACGTTCGCCGTCTACCCGGTCAACGAACATCAGACCCTGGTACGCACCACCTGGCTGGTGGCTGACGACGCCGTGGAAGACGTCGACTACGATCTGGAGAAGCTCACCTACACCTGGAAGCAGACAAATCTGCAGGACAAGGCATTCGTGGAACTGTGCCAGAGGGGCGCAGGTAGCCCCGCCTACGAGCCCGGCCCCTACATGAAGAGCGAATACCAGGTCGAGGCGTTCATCAACTGGTACGTGCAGCGCGTGCAGGACCACTTGGCATGATCGAACTCGGCACAGGAACGGCAACTCAGGAGCCACAGCGCATCCGCGGGCTTGAGATGCCGTGGAATCGGGTCATGGGCAGCACCGAGGGACCCGCCCGCGCCGCCCATGCATTGGGCCCCTGGCATCCGCAGGAGTTCAAGGCGGAATGTGTGGAGACCTTTCCCGAGGTGGGCGGCATGATGACCTTCGCGTTCCGCCGCTGCGACGGCGCGCCCCTCGCGTTCCGTGCGGGCCAGTACGTGAACATCGCCTTCCCCGTGAACGGCGAGGACCAGGATGCGGTGGACCGCAGTTACTCGTTGTCCAGCTCGCCCACCCAGCCGTGGACCTTCAACATCACGGTCAAACGCGACCCTAGGGGACTGGTCTCCCCGTGGGTGCACGAGAACCTTCGGCCCGGCACCGTCC is a window encoding:
- a CDS encoding aromatic ring-hydroxylating oxygenase subunit alpha, yielding MSAPVNTPLNSRGKLVSSLPAEQLAEINELFDFRRIGYSLDAPFYADPTIFSIDMQAIFGQHWIFAASIAELPEPGDYVTVDYGPYSLIVLRNDDGGVNVLHNVCRHRGARVLTEPAGTTGNLVCGYHSWTYSPEGNLIHASAPGETKFDKGCFGLKRASSRVVAGLIFVCIADEPPVDFDETSKIFEPYLAPHDLSKTKIAYQQNIIEEGNWKLVMENNRECYHCDGHPELACSLFPTWGLTEGLIPAHLEEVWDRNKEAQSSLEERCRRYGLPYEVVEELDTRVAGIRISRESLDGDGESFSPDGHRLSKKLLGDLRDFRLGRCSMHLQPNSWFHFQADHVITFAVYPVNEHQTLVRTTWLVADDAVEDVDYDLEKLTYTWKQTNLQDKAFVELCQRGAGSPAYEPGPYMKSEYQVEAFINWYVQRVQDHLA